In Streptomyces sp. Li-HN-5-11, the sequence GCCGCTCCGCGTCTGCGGGTGCGGCTGAGCGTCGCCCGTACGACGGAGCCGAATCCCGAACTCGGCGCGGTCCACGACGAGGCCGTCCGGGCCCTGGCCGGGACCGAGGACTACGGCCGCGCCGTGCGGCGCATGATCCGAACCCACCAGGACCTCAGCACGAGCCTGGAACTGCACCGCGTGCGGGCCGCACGGTACTTCGGCGACGAGGACCGCAGGCTCGGCGAACTGCACGCACCCGCGGCCCGGGCGCTGCAGACCGTGCCGATCGACCTCAAGGCGGCCCGGAAGCTGGTGAGGCGCTACACCGACGAGGTCAACCGCCGGATCGACGAAGGGTGACGCCGTGGAGATGTGCAACCGCCCCGACTGCGGCCGCGGCGAGATCGACGAGGAAGGGTTCTGCACCGAGTGCGACCGGCAGCCGCTGCCGGCGGACCGTGCCGGGTCCGCCGAACGTGCGGGCAGTACCGCGCCGGGGGCGAGCGTGGGTGTCGCGCCCGTGCGCCCCGATCCGTGGTACGGGCTGGAACTGGCCGGTTCCGGCCACGTTCCCGAGGCGCCGGACCTACCGCCGCAGGCGGCGGGTCCGGTCGCCGAAAAGCACCGTTACTGCCCGAATCCCGGCTGCGGACGGCCGGTCGGGCGCCGGCACGACGACGAGCCGGGCCGGACCGCGGGTTTCTGCGCCGACTGCGGCACCCCGTTCGACTTCGCCCAGCCGCAGGGCATGACCGTCGCGGGGCGCTACGACGTCAAGCGCGTCCTCGGCTCGGGGGCCTACGGGGCGGCCTATCTGGCGTACGACCGCAACCTCGCGACGCACGTGGTGGTCAAGGCGCTCAACCGCTCGGTGGCCAAGACCGCCGAGCACGAGCGCGACGTGCTGGTGGGGCTCCGGCACGACAGCATCGTCCGCATCCTCGGCTACGAGCAGGAGAGACCGGACCAGCAGGGGACGTACCTCGTGCTCGAGTACATTCCGGGCGAGCCGCTGTCCGCGCAGGACGGCGACCGGCTGGAGATCCTGCTGGCGCACGGCATCCGCATCCTGCAGGCACTCGACTACCTGCACGCCAGGGGCCTGTTGCACTGCGACGTCAAACCCCTGAACATCATCCGCTACCGGGAACCGGGGCCCGCCGGGCCGCTCGACCGGGTACGGCTCATCGACTTCGGCGCAGTACGGTCCCAGGAGATCGACAAGGGGCCGCTCGTGGCGTACACAAAGGCGTACGCGCCTCCGGAAGGAGACCCGCAGCATGTGGAACCCGGCCCCGGCTTCGACCTGTACGCGCTCGGGGTGACGCTGCGGGAGGTGTGCCGCTCGCACGTGACCGACCGCGCGGCACCCGGCGTGGACTCGCTGATGCTCCTGCTGGACCGCGCCACGGACTCCGCCTCGCCAGGGCGGCGATTCGTTTCGGCACGGCAGTTCGGGGAGCAGCTCAGCGGAGTGATCCGGCAGATCGTGGCCGCGTCGCCGACCGGCCGCCAGGTGACACGCCCCTCGGCCCTGTTCGGCTCCATGACGGAAGCGCTGCACGGCGGGCTCGGAGCGGCGCGCCCGCTCGGCCACTGGGTCCGGGCGGAGGCAAACGACGAAGGACTGCTGTCGATGCCGGCACCGTTCGCCGCGCCGGAGCCCACAGACATCGCGGCGGCGCTGCCCACGCCTCTGTCCGACCCCGACGATCCGGTCGGCGGGACGGCCGGGAACGCGCTGGCCGAGAGCAGGCTCGCCCTGCGCCGACGGGACTTCGTCTCGGCCGAGCGGGCGCTCGCCCGCGCGGGTCTCCCGGAGTGGCACTGGCTGCGGTCCTGGTACTCGGGTCTGATCGCGCTCGCGCGCGGGGACGCGGGACAGGCCACCGCCCACTTCACCGCCGTGCGAAGAACGCTGCCGGGCGAACTGGTCCCCCAGCTCGCGCTGGGCCTGTGCGCCGAGTCGCGCGGCGGTGCCGACGACCTGGAGGTCGCCCGGTCCCACTACCGCACCGTCTTCGACACCACCCCCGCGCTCGGCGCGGCGGGCTTCGGACTGGCTCGCGTCCATCTGCTGGCCGGCCGGCGCGCGGAGGCGGTGGCGACGGCCGAGCGCCTGGCCCAGGAGTTCCGCCACGAGCGCGAGGCGCGGATCGCTGTCGTACGTCTGCTCGTCACCGTGCCCGCGCCGCCGCAGGCCGACGTGGAGCGGGCCCGGGATGCGGCCGCTGGGCTCGACGTGGACGACGCCGCGGCCGCCGGCCTGCGGGCCGAGATGCAGTACGCGGAGTTCCTGCACACCCGCGACCGGCTGCGGCTGTCCGAGGCAGTCCGTGCACTCGGCGCGCACGCCGCCACCGAACGGGAGTACGTCGCGCTGGTCGATTTGGCGAACCGGCTGCGCCCCCCGCTGGCGTGGCGGTGGCCCGGCCGGCGCGGCCGAGCCCGTCAATCCCGTTTCGGACCAACACCCAACACGCTAAGCTTCTGATGCGTTACACAGGGGATCCATGCGCGCGGCAGATGCGTGAAGGTGCGTGAAGCGGCGCGCGGGGACGCACGCGCACGCACGCGCACGCACAGGTTTCGACACACTGTTTCGACACACAGGGACACGCAGCGACGCGGTCAGGGTGGTGCCGGTGGGGGACAGGTCGCCCTTGGGACTCGGTTTTGCAGTGGAGGTGGACGCTCCGGCGGATCTCGCTCACGACGCGACGCGGGCCGACGCCCTCGTCACCGTCAGGGCGCGTCCCGCCGGCGAGGCGGCTCCGCGGATACCGACCGCCGAGATCCTCATCATGGACCGGTCACTGTCCATGGCCGGCGGGGGCAAGCTCGACGAGGCGAAGCGCGCGATGTGGGCGGCCATCGACACACTGCGGGACGGCACCTGGCTGGCGATCGTCGCGGGCCATCACCAGGCCGAGGTGATCTTCCCTGCCGACGGCGGTCTCGTCCGCGTCAACTCCGCCGTCAAGAAGGCCGCCAAGGCCCGGGTCGCCGGCCAGCTGCCCGAGGGCGGCACGGCGATCGGCCAGTGGCTGGCCTTGGCCGACCGGCTCTTCGCGAAGGCGTCCTCACCCGGCACGGTGCGCCACGCCGTGCTCTACACGGACGGCAAGGACGAGCACGAGACGCCCGAGCAACTGGGCGCCGTGCTGAGCGCGTGCACCGACCGGTTCGTGTGCGACGCCCGGGGACTCGGCGAGGACTGGAACTACGCGGAGCTGCTGCGGATCACCGAGGCCCTGCACGGAAACGCCGAGGCCGTCGTCACCATCTCCGACCTCACCGAGGACTTCACCCGGCTCATGCAGCACGCGCAGAGCCTCGTCGTTGCCCGGGCGTACCTGGGCCTGCGCCTCAACGATCGGTTCCGGCTGGACTTCGTCCGCCAGACGCGGCCCGTGGAGGCCGAACTGACGGCCCGCCGGCACGACGACGGCGAGATCCACGTCCCGCTCGGCTCCTGGTCCCCGGAAGAAGCCCGCCAGTACCAGGTGTCGTTGCGGTTCGATCCCGAGACGCTGACCGTCGACGAGAAACTGCGCGCCGCCCGCATCACCCTGCGCGCCGAGACCGCCGACGGAACACGCGAGCCGTGCTCCGAGACCAGATCCATGGTCGTACGGCGGCGGTCCGCGGCCGGGTTCGTGATCCCGCCGTCCGCCGGCCTCACCCGGGTGGAGAACGAGCGGGAACTCGGCATGGCGATGCGGGCCTGCGCCGACGCCCGGCAGCGCGGAGACCTCGAACGGGCGGACCGGGAGCTGCGCATCGCGGTGGGTCTCGCCGAGGACCTGCGGGACACCGACCGGCTGCGGCTGCTGCGCTCGGTGTCCGAAACCGGCCCCGACGGGCGGCTGCGGGTGCGGCGCGACGCCTCCCGCGGGCAGATGCAGCGGCTCGGACTGGAGTCGACCCGGACCGCCGCCCCGCCGGTGGACGCGGTCGAACCGCCGCCCGGCGACGGCACCTTACGCCGCGTCTGCCCGCGCTGCGGCACGGCGTCGGCGGGCGCGGCGAGGTTCTGCGAGAAGTGCGGTCACCGCTTCGGCGACACGCCGGCGGCCCAGGTCCCGAGGGACGCCTCGTGAGTGCGGCCGGGAGCGCCGAGCGGTCCCTGCGGGTAACGGCGGCGGGCTGGCGGGCCCGGCTTCGTGCGACCCACCCGACGACGGTGCTGCGCTGGCTCCGGGCGGGCGTGCTGGCGATGGTGCTCGTCACCGCCCTGCTGTACCTGCTGGTGTCGGCCCAGGCCGGCCGCCAGATAGCCGCCGCCAAGCGCACCGACGCGGCGATCCGGGATCTCCACGACGCACAGGGCGAGGCCGCGAAGGCGGACGAGGCGCTGGTGACCGCGACCGGCACCGGGGAAGTGGCCCTGATCGGTACCGGCTCGGAGTTCGCCAACGCCACCGCCCGTGTGTACTCCCTCGTCACCTCGGCGACCGAGGGCAACGCGGACGGGCAGCAGGGGATGATCCAGATCCAGTTCGTCCAGCATCAGTTGACCACCTATGTGCAGCAGGCGAACGACGCGGTCCGGGACTACGACCGCAGCGGCGCGGCCGGCCTGAACGCCGCCCGCCAGGCGCTCACGGCCCTGCCGGAGCGGGATCGCGAGACGGGGGAGGTCATCCCGTACACCGGCGGTCTCATGGCCTCGCTCGCCGATCTCGAGCAGCAGCAGCGGGATGCGCTGGACCGGCAACGGAACTCCAACTGGCTGGACCCCGCCCATGTCTGGTCCCTGCTCGTCGGACCGACGGTCGTCATGCTGCTGTGCGTGCTCGCCACCGGCTACGTGGTCGCACGCCACTTCCGGCGGTACCTCGGCCCGCGCCTGCCCCTCGCCCTGCTGGGCACCGCGGCGGTCGGCGCCACCACCAGCGTCCTGTGCCGGTACGCCGCGGGGCGCCTGACCGGAAGCACACCGTTCGCGGCCCCGGCGACCACGGGAATCGCCCTGGCCGTCCTCGCGGCCGCCGGTGTCCTCGCCTGGCGCGGCTACCGTTCCCGTCTCGTCGAGTACAGGTTCCCGCGGTCATGAGGGCGACCCTGTCCCGCCTCGCGCGCTGTGTCCTCGCCCTCACCGTGCTGCTGGCCGCGGCCGGTTGCGGCGGCGACCGGAGCGGCGACAGCGTGACGATCATGGTGCCCTGGTCGGGCGACGAGTTCGCCGCCTTCTACGCGGTGGTCAAGACGTTCGAGAAGGACACCGGTGTCCGGGTGAACGTGCAGGTCACTCGCGCGCTGACGCAGCAGCTCGACGCCGCGGTCGGGGCCGGCGCGCCGCCCGACCTCGCCATCCTGCCGAGTGTCGGCGCCATCTACACGTACGCGGCCGGCGCCAAGGGCCTGAAGCCGCTCGGCCGCGCCACGGACACGTTCCTGCAGCCGTTCCAGGGGCTGACGAAGATGGGCGACGACGTCTACGCGCTGCCGGTGAAGGTGGACGTCAAGAGCCTCGTCTGGTTCAGGCCGGCGCTGGTGCGCCGGCCGCCCGTTCCCGCCGGACTGCAGGACTACTCCAAGGGACACCCCGGCACCTGGTGCCTGGGGCTCGAGTCCGGCCCGACCTCCGGCTGGCCGGGCGCCGACTGGATCGCCGACCTGGTGCTCTCCGGGCGGGGCGTCGGGGCCTACGAGGAGTGGCTGTCGGGCAAGCGGCCCTGGAACCAGGTGGCCCAGGCGTGGAGCAGCTGGCGGACCCTCGTCGGCACCAGTGCGAAGGGCGCCCCCACGCAGATGTACAGCGCTGCCGCCCGCGGCATGACCACGAAACCGCCCAAGTGCTCCCTCGCCCACGGGGCGCTGTCCGCCATGGGGTTCGACGCAAAGGACGTCCAGAAGGGCCGGTACGACTTCGTGCCGTCCTCCGCGACGCACCGGCTGGAGGTCTCGGCCGACTTCGTCGGCAAGTTCACCACCGGGAACGCGAACGCCGACGCGCTCGCCGCCTACCTCGCCGGGAGCAAGGCCCAGCAGGCCTGGGTGGACCAGCCGGGAGGCTACGCGTTCTCCGCCAACACCCGGGTGACCCACTACGCGAACGGCGGCGTGCAGCAGCGCATAGCCGAAATGCTGCGGCCGCACTCGGGCTACACCCTGTGCTTCGGTGCCGCCGACGCGATGGCACCGGACGTGTCAGCCGCCTTCTACCGAGCCGTCCTCATCTACGCGGAGCAGGGCGGGACGGACCCGTCGTCGCTCCTCGGCAAGCTCGACCAGCTCCAGCAGAAGCTGGGCAGGTCCGGCAAGTCCCCGGTGCCCTCCGGCAGGCTCTGCGCCACACCCTGACCCACCCCAGGTCCGACCCCGTCCCATGTTCCAGGCCGACCCCAGCGAGGAGTCCCATGCCGAACACCGTGGCGTTCGCCCTCTCCGACGGAACCGTCGTCCTCGTGGCGCCTCCCCGAGCGGGCAGCGCGCCCGTCGGCGTGGGCCCCCGCGTGCAGGCCGCCGCCCAGACTCTGAGCCAGGCCCTACGGCCGGTCACCTCCGCCGCCGCCGAGGTGATCGACGAGTTCCGCTCCCTCGCGCACCGGCCCGACGAGGTGGAAGTCACCTTCGGCGTCGTACTGGACGCCAAACTGGGCGCGGCCATCGCCGGCGCCAAGGCCGGGGCGCACCTGGACGTGACCCTGCGGTGGTCCGGCGCGCGTCCACGGTCGGATGCGCAGGGCACGAGAGCCGATGACTCCGGGGAGGGCGGGGACGGGGACGGCCCGGACTCCGCGGACGGGGACGACGGTTCCGCGGATTCGGTGTCCTGACCGCTGCCCTGACGACGGATTCAGTCTCTCCGTCGAGGTCGTCGCGGTCCGCACGTTCCTCTAGTCCTGCTCGTCGCTCCCGGTGCCGTACGTCCAGTTCGCCCGGCACTGACGCGACAGCACACGGTGTCGGGTCCGGCAGGGTCGGATACCCGGGGCGGCTGGTGGAGATCACCGCGACGGCCGTGGTTCGCGAGGGGGCCTAGGGGAGCGGGCCGGGCGGCGTCGGGGCGTCGGCAGGGGCGGAGTTCACCCGTGGCCGTCCCCACGCGCGCCGTTTCGGCAACGGCCGTGCGTAGGACCCGGCCCGGCTGGTGCGCAGGCCCAGTGCCACCAGGGACTCGGCGAGTCTCACCCCCGCCGCGACCCCGTCGACGACGGGGATACCCAGCTTCTCCCCCACCGCCTCCTGCAACCCCGTCATCCCGGCGCAGCCGAGAACGAGCACCTCGGCCCCGGCCTCCCGGGCCCGTTCGGCGGCTGTCAGGAACGCGGCCTTGGTCCGTTCGCTGTCGCCGAGGTCGAGCACGCCGAGCCCGGTGCCGACCACGGCGACGCAGTTGCGGCCCACGCCGGCCGTCTCCAGGCTGTCCTCGATCTGTCCGCAGGACCGCTCGAGCGTGGTGACGACCCCGTACCGGCGGCCCAGCAGGCACGCCAGGTGCGCGGCGGCCTCCGTGATGTCGACGACGGGTACGTCCACCAGTTCCCGTACGCCCTCCCGCCCGTGCTCCCCGAATCCGGCCATGACCACGGCGTCGTACGGCGGTCCGTCGTAGGTGCGCAGTGTGTCCAGGACGGCTGCCGCCGACAGGTAGCTGTCGAGCCAGCCCTCCGCCGACTCCGGGCCCCAGGCGGGCGTCAGACCCGTCACGGTGGTGCCCGGGCCGGCGGCGGCCCGGGCGCCTCGTACGATCTCTTCGGTCATCTCCTGCGTGGTGTTGCAGTTGGTGACGACGATCCGCACTCCGCTCAGCCCTCCACCTCAGTCGCGCGTTCGGCCCGGCAGAGCACGGCGTACAGGCCGGCCGCCAGCGCCGTTCCGATGAACCACGAGTAGGGCGCCACGTCGCTGAACGTCTTCACCAGTGCGAGGACCGCGGCGACCGCCGCTGACGGCAGGAACGCCCACAGTGCCTTGGGGTTGACGCCCCTGCGGTAGTAGTAGCGGGAGCCGGGGGTGGCGTCGAAGAGCCGGGCGACGTCGACGCGGCCGCGCTTGACGGCGTAGTAGTCGACCATGATCACGCCGAACAGCGGGCCCAGGAAGGCGCCGAGGCCGCCGAGGAAGTAGTTGACGACCGTCGGGTTGGAGAAGAGGTTCCACGGCGTCACCACCAGGGCCGCCACCGTGCTGATCATCCCGCCGACCTTGAAGGTGATCTTCTGCGGCCAGACGTTGGCCAGGTCGTACGCCGGTGAGACGAAGTTGGCGACGATGTTGACGCCCATGGTCGCGACGGCGAACGTGAACGCGCCGACGACGAGCACCCAGGTGTTGCCGATCTCGGCGACGAGGTAGGCGGGGTCGGTGATCTCCTTGCCGAAGACCTCGTACGCGCCCGCCGTGACCACGACCGAGACGATCACGAAGGCCGTGGAGTTGACGGGCAGGCCCCAGAAGTTGCCCCGCCTGACCGTCCTGTAGTCCGGGGCGAACCGGGAGAAGTCGCAGAAGTTGAGCATCAGCGTGCCGTAGGTGGCCAGGACCAGTCCGACCGCGCCGAACCACTGCCGCCACTGCTCGCCGGCGGAGACCGGGTGCGGGGTCGTGGTGAGGGAGATCGTCCAGTGCGCCTTGGCCAGGATCCAGACGGCGAGCGCGATCATCACCAGCCAGATGGCGGGCCCGCAGAAGTCCTGGAACTTGCGCACCGACTCCATCCCGCGGCTGATGATCAGCGCCTGGACCAGCCACAGGGAGACGAAGGAGACCCAGCCGAGCGCGTCGAGCCCGAGGAAGGAGCTGTGCGTCCAGGACTTCAGGCCCGGCCAGGCGGCCAGCAGCATCACGTTGACGGCGACGGACGCGAGGTAGGTCTGGATGCCGTACCACATGATGGCGATGACGGCCCTGATCAGTGCCGGGATGTTGGCGCCCCAGACACCGAAGGCGATGCGGCTGACCACCGGGAACGGGACGCCGGTGCGCTGGCCGACGCGCCCCATCATGTTCATCCCCAGATAGATGATCACGAAGCCCGCGAGCAGGGACGTGAAGATCTGCCAGACGTTCATGCCCAGGAAGAGCAGTCCGGCGGCGAAGGTGTAGTTGCCGAGGTTGTGGACGTCGGACATCCACATCGCGAAGAGGTCGAAGACCTTCCAGTTGCGCTTCTTCGCGGGGGCGAGGTCATCGTTGGTGAGGCGGGGATCGGGGACGAACGCTGCTGTGCCGGTGGCTTCGGCACGGTCGGCCAGGGACACGGGGCCTCCTTGAGCGAGTTTGCGCGAGGGGACTTCGCGCGAGGGGACGGAGGAGGACTGCTCCTCCCGGAGGAGGACTGCAACTGCTTGCCGAGGCGTTTGGTATACCAAACTGCCGACATGGTCCCGCCGTCAAGAGCTGCGACCGATGTCCGTCCGGTTACGGCTGCGTAAAAGCCCCCTCGCGTCGGCGAGGATGGCCCCATGACGAAGATCGAACCCCTCGGAGCGGTGCGCGAGCGGGTACTGGCGGCTCTGCGGGAGGACATCATCGCGGGCCGGCTGCGCCCGGGAGACCGGCTGGTGGAGCGCGAGCTGGCAGAGCGCTTCGGGGTCTCCCGCGTTCCGGTCCGGGAGGCGATCCGCGCCCTGGTCGCCGAGGGATTCGTCCACTTCGAGACCCCGCGCCGTACGCTCGTACGCCGCCTGACCCCGGCCGACGTCAAGGAACTCTTCGAACTGCGCGAGGCGCTGGAGGTCTACGCGGCGGGGCTGGCCGCCTCACGGGCCACCGACGAGGCGCTGGCCGAGCTGCGCGAGCTGCTGAGGAGCGCGGCACGCGCCACCGAGGCCGGGGACGCGGAGGCGATCACCGACATCAACACCCGTTTCCACGACCGCATCCTGGCGACGGCGGGCAACAGCCTGCTGATCTCCGTCATGGAACCGGTCGACGGGCGCCTGCGCTGGCTCACCCGGCAGAACGAGGAGTGGCCCCAACTCCTCACCGAACACCGGGAGCTGTACGACGCCATCGCTTCCGGCGACCCGGACCGGGCCCGCGCCCACGCACTCCGCCACGTACAGGCCAACTACCGGTCGACGGTCAGGCACCTCTTCGGAGAAGCGCCGGAGCGCGAACTCCCCTAGCGTTCCCCCGGTGTGCCTCCCTCAGCGCCCGGCGTACCTGTCCGTCGCCGCCACGAGCGCGTCCGCCACGCCCGGCGCGCCCGCGTTGTGACCGGCGTCCTCCACGACGACGAGTTCGCTGTCCGGCCAGGCGCGGTGCAGCCGCCAGACGATGCCGAGGAGGTTGCCGAAGTCGAGGCTGCCCTGCACAAGGGTGCCGGGAACGCCTTTGAGCAGGTGCGCGTCGCGCAGCACCACTCCGTCGTCGTTGCCCTCGCCCAGGAAGTGGTCGTTGCCGAAGTAGTGGGTGACGGTGCGGGCGAAGCCCATGCGGAAGACGGGGTCCTCGAAGCGCTCGACGGAGCGCGGTGGGGCGGGGATCGTCGCCGTCTCCCAGTCGGTCCAGGCACGCGCCGCCCGCTCCCGCACCGCCGGGTCGGGCGATTCGATCAACCGGCTGTAGGCGGCCGCGAGGTTGCCGTCGTGATCGCCCTCGGGCAGCTCGGCGAGGAACCGCTCGAAGGCCTCCGGGAAGATCTTCCCCAGGCCACGGGTCAGCAGGGTCACCTCGGGGGTGGAAGCGGTCGCGACAC encodes:
- a CDS encoding tetratricopeptide repeat protein, yielding MCNRPDCGRGEIDEEGFCTECDRQPLPADRAGSAERAGSTAPGASVGVAPVRPDPWYGLELAGSGHVPEAPDLPPQAAGPVAEKHRYCPNPGCGRPVGRRHDDEPGRTAGFCADCGTPFDFAQPQGMTVAGRYDVKRVLGSGAYGAAYLAYDRNLATHVVVKALNRSVAKTAEHERDVLVGLRHDSIVRILGYEQERPDQQGTYLVLEYIPGEPLSAQDGDRLEILLAHGIRILQALDYLHARGLLHCDVKPLNIIRYREPGPAGPLDRVRLIDFGAVRSQEIDKGPLVAYTKAYAPPEGDPQHVEPGPGFDLYALGVTLREVCRSHVTDRAAPGVDSLMLLLDRATDSASPGRRFVSARQFGEQLSGVIRQIVAASPTGRQVTRPSALFGSMTEALHGGLGAARPLGHWVRAEANDEGLLSMPAPFAAPEPTDIAAALPTPLSDPDDPVGGTAGNALAESRLALRRRDFVSAERALARAGLPEWHWLRSWYSGLIALARGDAGQATAHFTAVRRTLPGELVPQLALGLCAESRGGADDLEVARSHYRTVFDTTPALGAAGFGLARVHLLAGRRAEAVATAERLAQEFRHEREARIAVVRLLVTVPAPPQADVERARDAAAGLDVDDAAAAGLRAEMQYAEFLHTRDRLRLSEAVRALGAHAATEREYVALVDLANRLRPPLAWRWPGRRGRARQSRFGPTPNTLSF
- a CDS encoding VWA domain-containing protein, with translation MDAPADLAHDATRADALVTVRARPAGEAAPRIPTAEILIMDRSLSMAGGGKLDEAKRAMWAAIDTLRDGTWLAIVAGHHQAEVIFPADGGLVRVNSAVKKAAKARVAGQLPEGGTAIGQWLALADRLFAKASSPGTVRHAVLYTDGKDEHETPEQLGAVLSACTDRFVCDARGLGEDWNYAELLRITEALHGNAEAVVTISDLTEDFTRLMQHAQSLVVARAYLGLRLNDRFRLDFVRQTRPVEAELTARRHDDGEIHVPLGSWSPEEARQYQVSLRFDPETLTVDEKLRAARITLRAETADGTREPCSETRSMVVRRRSAAGFVIPPSAGLTRVENERELGMAMRACADARQRGDLERADRELRIAVGLAEDLRDTDRLRLLRSVSETGPDGRLRVRRDASRGQMQRLGLESTRTAAPPVDAVEPPPGDGTLRRVCPRCGTASAGAARFCEKCGHRFGDTPAAQVPRDAS
- a CDS encoding extracellular solute-binding protein encodes the protein MRATLSRLARCVLALTVLLAAAGCGGDRSGDSVTIMVPWSGDEFAAFYAVVKTFEKDTGVRVNVQVTRALTQQLDAAVGAGAPPDLAILPSVGAIYTYAAGAKGLKPLGRATDTFLQPFQGLTKMGDDVYALPVKVDVKSLVWFRPALVRRPPVPAGLQDYSKGHPGTWCLGLESGPTSGWPGADWIADLVLSGRGVGAYEEWLSGKRPWNQVAQAWSSWRTLVGTSAKGAPTQMYSAAARGMTTKPPKCSLAHGALSAMGFDAKDVQKGRYDFVPSSATHRLEVSADFVGKFTTGNANADALAAYLAGSKAQQAWVDQPGGYAFSANTRVTHYANGGVQQRIAEMLRPHSGYTLCFGAADAMAPDVSAAFYRAVLIYAEQGGTDPSSLLGKLDQLQQKLGRSGKSPVPSGRLCATP
- a CDS encoding CU044_2847 family protein, producing the protein MPNTVAFALSDGTVVLVAPPRAGSAPVGVGPRVQAAAQTLSQALRPVTSAAAEVIDEFRSLAHRPDEVEVTFGVVLDAKLGAAIAGAKAGAHLDVTLRWSGARPRSDAQGTRADDSGEGGDGDGPDSADGDDGSADSVS
- a CDS encoding aspartate/glutamate racemase family protein gives rise to the protein MRIVVTNCNTTQEMTEEIVRGARAAAGPGTTVTGLTPAWGPESAEGWLDSYLSAAAVLDTLRTYDGPPYDAVVMAGFGEHGREGVRELVDVPVVDITEAAAHLACLLGRRYGVVTTLERSCGQIEDSLETAGVGRNCVAVVGTGLGVLDLGDSERTKAAFLTAAERAREAGAEVLVLGCAGMTGLQEAVGEKLGIPVVDGVAAGVRLAESLVALGLRTSRAGSYARPLPKRRAWGRPRVNSAPADAPTPPGPLP
- a CDS encoding NCS1 family nucleobase:cation symporter-1 produces the protein MSLADRAEATGTAAFVPDPRLTNDDLAPAKKRNWKVFDLFAMWMSDVHNLGNYTFAAGLLFLGMNVWQIFTSLLAGFVIIYLGMNMMGRVGQRTGVPFPVVSRIAFGVWGANIPALIRAVIAIMWYGIQTYLASVAVNVMLLAAWPGLKSWTHSSFLGLDALGWVSFVSLWLVQALIISRGMESVRKFQDFCGPAIWLVMIALAVWILAKAHWTISLTTTPHPVSAGEQWRQWFGAVGLVLATYGTLMLNFCDFSRFAPDYRTVRRGNFWGLPVNSTAFVIVSVVVTAGAYEVFGKEITDPAYLVAEIGNTWVLVVGAFTFAVATMGVNIVANFVSPAYDLANVWPQKITFKVGGMISTVAALVVTPWNLFSNPTVVNYFLGGLGAFLGPLFGVIMVDYYAVKRGRVDVARLFDATPGSRYYYRRGVNPKALWAFLPSAAVAAVLALVKTFSDVAPYSWFIGTALAAGLYAVLCRAERATEVEG
- a CDS encoding GntR family transcriptional regulator gives rise to the protein MTKIEPLGAVRERVLAALREDIIAGRLRPGDRLVERELAERFGVSRVPVREAIRALVAEGFVHFETPRRTLVRRLTPADVKELFELREALEVYAAGLAASRATDEALAELRELLRSAARATEAGDAEAITDINTRFHDRILATAGNSLLISVMEPVDGRLRWLTRQNEEWPQLLTEHRELYDAIASGDPDRARAHALRHVQANYRSTVRHLFGEAPERELP
- the pip gene encoding prolyl aminopeptidase, which encodes MGLYPETEPYDHGMLDVGDGNQVYWETCGNPEGKPAVMLHGGPGSGCTPGFRRYCDPAAYRIVLLDQRGCGRSTPHASAYGTDMSVNTTEHVMADLELLRRHLGIERWLVWGVSWGSALALRYAETHPGVVSELVLTGVATASTPEVTLLTRGLGKIFPEAFERFLAELPEGDHDGNLAAAYSRLIESPDPAVRERAARAWTDWETATIPAPPRSVERFEDPVFRMGFARTVTHYFGNDHFLGEGNDDGVVLRDAHLLKGVPGTLVQGSLDFGNLLGIVWRLHRAWPDSELVVVEDAGHNAGAPGVADALVAATDRYAGR